One region of Rhodocaloribacter litoris genomic DNA includes:
- a CDS encoding kelch repeat-containing protein, giving the protein MGSVASGRCRLTALLLVTLFLAGCERPFVEERAPEIEVVAPDLSDVLLENRIALQVRATSFRPIDRVLVNGAAMTFDPAASTWEAGVTLERGLNLLIVDAFDIEGVRRRDTLFAVHMTYRVVGPAPSPRVPRAGHTVTMLSDGSLLLAGGVAHAGGQALQAAYRLAPGADRFVPLGATMRAPRTGHTATRLPDGRVLLLGGSRTDDLTAVTHLVEAAEVFDPATATFAEVPVVGAPIRRAFHTAVLRIEGGVPIVDLYGGRGDIRYGATPRLGTRDDLRGFAFRNDTLFALNPASGAPIGPLAGHTQTPLDARDEAAARYFLVLGSFFDGDFADPTSLLFDYRPGVGLLFEETGAPRVPRTLHAAVHLRPGFVLILGGRQGTGTAFVDTAELYVEPARRFFRLPALAIPSLQRTTFTATFLPPARILLTGGFAPGGIVLADAVFFEFDL; this is encoded by the coding sequence ATGGGTAGTGTAGCCTCCGGCCGTTGCCGGCTGACCGCCCTGCTCCTGGTTACGCTCTTTCTCGCCGGGTGCGAGCGCCCGTTCGTCGAGGAGCGGGCACCGGAGATCGAGGTGGTCGCGCCCGACCTGTCGGACGTTTTGCTCGAAAACCGGATCGCCCTGCAGGTACGGGCGACCTCCTTCCGGCCCATCGACCGGGTTCTCGTCAACGGGGCCGCCATGACGTTCGACCCTGCGGCGAGCACCTGGGAAGCCGGCGTCACGCTCGAACGGGGCCTGAACCTGCTGATCGTCGACGCCTTCGACATCGAAGGGGTACGGCGGCGGGATACCCTTTTCGCGGTTCACATGACGTACCGGGTCGTCGGGCCGGCGCCGTCGCCGCGGGTGCCGCGGGCCGGTCACACCGTCACGATGCTCTCCGACGGCAGCCTGCTGCTGGCCGGGGGAGTCGCCCATGCCGGGGGGCAGGCGCTGCAGGCCGCCTATCGCCTCGCTCCCGGTGCAGACCGGTTCGTGCCCCTGGGCGCCACGATGCGGGCCCCGCGCACCGGCCACACCGCCACGCGGCTGCCCGACGGCCGCGTCCTGCTCCTGGGAGGCAGCCGCACCGACGACCTGACCGCCGTGACCCACCTCGTCGAGGCCGCCGAGGTGTTCGACCCCGCCACGGCCACCTTCGCCGAGGTGCCCGTCGTCGGGGCTCCGATCCGGCGGGCGTTCCACACGGCCGTGCTCCGCATCGAAGGAGGCGTTCCCATCGTCGACCTCTACGGCGGGCGCGGCGACATCCGGTACGGCGCCACCCCCCGCCTCGGCACCCGCGATGACCTGCGCGGCTTCGCCTTCCGGAACGACACCCTGTTTGCACTCAACCCGGCCTCGGGGGCTCCCATCGGCCCGCTCGCCGGCCACACCCAGACCCCCCTCGACGCCCGTGACGAGGCGGCGGCCCGGTACTTCCTCGTCCTGGGCAGCTTCTTCGACGGTGACTTCGCCGACCCCACCAGCCTCCTTTTCGACTACCGCCCCGGCGTCGGGCTGCTCTTCGAGGAGACCGGCGCACCGCGGGTGCCCCGCACCCTCCACGCCGCCGTCCACCTCCGCCCCGGCTTCGTGCTCATCCTCGGCGGCCGGCAGGGCACCGGCACGGCCTTCGTCGACACCGCCGAGCTGTACGTGGAACCCGCCCGGCGCTTCTTCCGTTTGCCTGCCCTGGCCATACCCTCGTTGCAACGAACGACCTTCACTGCAACCTTTCTCCCCCCGGCGCGAATACTGCTCACAGGCGGATTCGCCCCCGGTGGCATCGTCCTCGCCGACGCTGTCTTCTTCGAATTCGACCTCTGA
- the truA gene encoding tRNA pseudouridine(38-40) synthase TruA, whose amino-acid sequence MPTYRLLIEYDGTDFHGWQVQPNGPTVQEALERAATTVLRQPVSIIGSGRTDAGVHARGQVAHFTTGTPVNVDRLRNALNGLLPPSIAVLALEEAPDGFHARYSARRRRYHYYTGLHPHPLERAWRHVLRPAPDFERMNRAAAALRGTHDFSAFCRTRSETENRRCTVFEAHWVAEDRPGDWHFRITADRFLHGMVRAIVGTLLEIGRGKRPEDDLLRVLASGDRREAGPAAPARGLVLEHVEYACDG is encoded by the coding sequence GTGCCCACCTACCGGCTTCTGATCGAATACGACGGAACGGACTTTCACGGATGGCAGGTGCAGCCGAACGGCCCGACCGTGCAGGAGGCCCTCGAACGGGCGGCCACGACGGTACTCCGGCAGCCGGTCTCCATCATCGGTTCGGGGCGGACGGATGCCGGGGTTCACGCACGCGGCCAGGTGGCCCATTTCACCACCGGTACGCCGGTGAACGTGGACCGGTTGCGCAACGCGCTCAACGGCCTCCTCCCGCCGAGTATCGCCGTACTCGCCCTCGAGGAAGCCCCGGACGGCTTTCATGCCCGCTACAGCGCCCGCCGGCGGCGGTATCATTACTACACGGGTCTCCACCCACACCCGCTCGAACGCGCGTGGCGCCACGTGCTGCGGCCCGCCCCGGACTTCGAACGGATGAACCGCGCCGCCGCCGCGCTCCGGGGCACGCACGATTTCAGCGCCTTCTGCCGTACCCGCTCCGAGACGGAGAACCGTCGTTGCACCGTCTTCGAGGCGCACTGGGTGGCCGAAGATCGTCCCGGAGACTGGCACTTCCGCATCACCGCCGACCGGTTCCTGCACGGCATGGTGCGGGCCATCGTCGGAACGCTCCTTGAAATCGGACGGGGGAAACGCCCGGAAGACGACCTGCTGCGCGTACTCGCCAGCGGCGACCGGCGCGAGGCCGGCCCGGCGGCCCCGGCACGCGGCCTCGTCCTCGAACATGTCGAATATGCCTGCGATGGGTAG
- a CDS encoding shikimate kinase: MSSSGRIYLTGFMGSGKSTVGPRVAAVLGYAFYDLDALIEARAEKPIPQLFAEEGEAAFRALEARVLRETARRSRVVFALGGGALADEDNLGWALAHGTVVYLRVPPAVLVGRLRAGQALRPLLCDARGVPLPPEALRGRVEALLARREPYYLRAHVVVDAGDLDAAQTVAAVLQALADAGLRD; the protein is encoded by the coding sequence ATGTCTTCTTCCGGGCGCATCTACCTGACGGGTTTCATGGGCAGCGGCAAGAGCACCGTCGGGCCGCGTGTGGCGGCGGTGCTCGGCTATGCCTTTTACGATCTCGACGCGCTCATCGAAGCCCGGGCGGAGAAGCCCATTCCGCAGCTCTTTGCCGAAGAGGGGGAAGCGGCTTTCCGGGCGCTGGAGGCGCGGGTACTCCGGGAGACGGCCCGGCGGTCCCGGGTCGTCTTCGCGCTGGGGGGCGGGGCGCTGGCCGACGAGGACAACCTCGGCTGGGCGCTGGCCCACGGAACGGTGGTGTATCTGCGGGTACCGCCGGCGGTGCTGGTGGGGCGGCTGCGCGCCGGGCAGGCGTTGCGCCCACTCCTGTGCGATGCCCGGGGGGTGCCGCTGCCGCCGGAGGCCCTGCGCGGGCGGGTCGAGGCCCTGCTGGCCCGGCGCGAGCCCTACTACCTCCGGGCACACGTGGTCGTGGACGCCGGGGACCTCGATGCCGCGCAGACGGTGGCCGCGGTGCTGCAGGCCCTCGCAGACGCCGGCCTTCGCGACTGA